A segment of the Malaclemys terrapin pileata isolate rMalTer1 chromosome 1, rMalTer1.hap1, whole genome shotgun sequence genome:
AAACTCCACGAGCCCATGTACCTTTTCCTTTCCATGCTGGCACTCGCAGACCTGGTCGTATCCACCACCACCGTGCCCCAAACCCTCTGCATATTCTGGTTCAGGGACTGGGCCATTCACACCAACGCTTGCCTGGCCCAGATGTATCTCCTTCACTCCCTGTCAACCATGGAGTCCGGATTCATCCTGGCCATGGCCTTTGATCGCTACATCGCTATCTGTAACCCACTGCGACACTCGGCCGTCCTGACCCATCGGGCCATAGCCAAGATAGGGCTGGGAATTGTGATGAGGGGAGCCCTGTTACTGGGTCCACACCCATTCCTGCTGAAACAGCTCCCATACTGCAGGACCCATGTCATTTCTCACACCTATTGTGAGTTCATGGCGCTGGTGAAACTGGCCTGTCTGGACACGACAGTCATGAGAGCCTATGGTCTGGTCGTTGCATTTCTCACTGGGGGCTTAGACCTGCTGCTGATTGTCCTGTCCTACGTGATGATTCTCTGGGCCGTCTTCAGACTCCCCTCCAAGGAGGCGCGGCGCAAGTCCCTTGGCACCTGCGGCTCCCACGTCTGCGTCATGCTGGTGTTTTACATCCCCGCGTTCTTCTCCTTCTTCTCCCACCGCTTCAGCCACGTGGCTCCCCACGTTCACATCCTCATCGCAAACATGTACCTGCTCTTCCCTCCCATGATGAACCCCATCATCTACGGGGTGAGAACCCTGGGGATCCGGCAGAGGGCGCTCCACCTCCTGGGCATCAAACCAGCCTGAAGGCCCATGGGCCAGGTCAGTGTCTGGGGAGCAAGGGCCAGGGACGCGATGCCAGGGCCAACAGGCCCAGGATCCAGACGGCTCAATCACTGCCCCGACTTTGGAAACCCACCTCAGCCTTGCTGAGCAGTGGGGCTAATAAACACACTTGTCTGGGTCTGCAGCACAACACGGCTTCGATTTTTCACTGCTCTAGAACATCGTTATCACTTGTCATTTACACGGGCCCCGCCCAGATCAGAGCCtcattgtgcgaggtgctgtgaGACATACAGCTAGAGACTGTCCTTGCCACAGGGACTTCAATCCAAAGTAGGGTTGCCAAACTATCTTCTGGAGGTTACTgcagccaaaccgggagattgTAGGCACTAAAAGTccggtggcacagcggggctaaggcaagttccctacctgccctggctccattccgctcccagaagcagtggattcatccctgcagcccctggcggGCGTCCGGGggtctccgcacactgcccccaccccgagcatcaacggtgcagctcccattgtctgggaattaaggccaatgggcgctgcgggggtggtgcctgccagcaggggcagggtgcagagaccccctgacccccccccacctaagggctgctgccagagggatgtgccggTCGCTTTCGGGAGCCGGCTGAAGTAAGTACCACCCCCCTCATCCCCtaacacaccccaaccccctgccccagaccagagcccgcaccccaccccctgccaagagcctgcaccccacacccaaactgcctcccagagcccaacctctcaccctctcccgcacctaaactccctcccagagcctgaacctcctcctgcaccccaacccctgccctaggctcagcccggagccccctcccacactcaaactccctcccagagcctgaaccccctcctgcaacccaaccctctgccccaaactcagcctggagccccctcccacactcaaactccctcccagagcctgaaccccctcctgcaccccaaccctctgccccaaactcagcctggagccccctcccacactcaaactccctctcagagcctgaaccccctcctgcacaacaaccccctgtcccaggatCCCGTAtcccaccccctgccaagagcctgcaccccacacccaaactgccccccagagcccaacctctcaccctctcccacacccaaattccctcagAGAGcccacacccactcctgcacccaaaccccctgccccaggctcagcctggagccccctcccacactctgaaccccttggccccacctcccAGTCAGACCCCACACCAccttctgcacctcaaccccctgccccagcccagtgaaagtaaggatgggggagaacaagggacagagagaaagggttggagtgagcagggtggggcctcagagaaggggcggggtcttggggaagGAGCGAGGAAGCGGGCAGGGCAGCGGTGTTTGGGTTTTTGCCattagacagttggcaatccTTAACCAAAGACAAAAGCTGGCTGCCCCTCTTgcccctgccaccctccctctCACGCCCATCCGACTGCCCTCTGCCCCTGCCACGTGCCCTCTAACACCCTgctggctgcccctctccctgctgccaccCTCCCTCTCACGCCCATCCGACTGCCCTCTGCCCCTGCCACGTGCCCTCTAACGCCCTgctggctgcccctctccctgctgccaccCTCCCTCTCACGCCCATCCGACTGCCCTCTGCCCCTGCCACGTGCCCTCTAACGCCCTgctggctgcccctctccccgcTGCCACCCTCCCTCTCACGCCCAGCCAGCTGCCCCTCTACCCTCTCTTTCACAGGTTCCCAGCCCAGAAAGAGCTTCACTGACTATCTCATCTGACCCCCTCTCTGGGACACTGGGAGAGGCCTGGGAAGGGGTCGGGGGGGTTCTCTCTACAGCAAAGAGCTTTGGGAAGAAGACTATGACCTGGACTTGGCGGAGGCCTAATGACTGGCTCTTGGGAAGGGGAGTTTCCATGGATTGTACGCAGAGGAGAATAAGGCTGGCAACAAGAGGGTTTCCTGGAGGACCCTGAGTGGCTCAACAGTGTAGTACAGTTTAGCATTGAATTACAGGACCCACTAGTAGGGGGCCatccccatctcctctcctctcctctcctctcctctccatcaTCCTCTCTTAGGGATGTTTGCTGTGAGTTCACCTCTCAGCCCCACCTCCATGCCAGGAGCTGGGTGCCTCTGTCTCAGCTCCTCAGTCTGCGTCTGGTGCGCTTAATGTGTCTGGCATGCCATTGCTGCTCCTAGGGGACTGGAAACAACCAGCCATGTGACTCCATCTCTTGGCCCCCGTACCCCTCACAAGGGCCGTgcatctgtctctgtctctcagcccGATTCTGCTTACAGGGACCGAGCATCCGTCTGTGTCTCTCAACCCCATTCCCCTCAAAGGGACTGAGCATGAGTCTGTGTCTCTTGTCCCCATTCCCCTCACATGGGCCGGGCATGTTTCTGCGTCTCTCGGTCCTATTCCCCTCACAGAGCCAGGTGTCTGTCTGCCTCtctcagcactaatcccctcacaagggctgggtgtgtgtcggCATCTCTCAGCCCCATTCCCCTCACAGGAGCTGGTCACATGTCGCCGTCTCTTGGCTCCGTTTCCCTCACAGGCGCCGGACATGTGTCTGTGTCTTCCCTTTGAATAGTTTGTGGGCCTGTTCTACACCAGAAATCAGCCAGTTTCTGAGCATTGCAAGTTGGGGTAAATATAGTAGTTTTGGACCCGGCTGTGGCCATGTGCTAGAAGCTGATATAAACTATTCAGAGTGATGGGTGATAGTGAGGAATGAATATACAACACTTGCCAATCATGAACAACAGAGCTGACTAAAAAATGCTCACAGAGCATCCTGGGTTTAACATCGGTGTGTCAGTTGCCCACTGTTTCAGTCAGTTGCCAGTGATTCATGCACGTGTTAGCTGTATTTATTTAGGCCCTCACATGTCCCACAGTTGCCTGCTCTCCTTATACAATCTGCAAACTTTTCAGCTTGCGAGTTCTTCCTGTGTAGTGGTCCCTGAAGCCACACACAGTATGCATGGGTGcacccagagcagcagcacagatggCCTGGCATTTGACAGTCTATGTGTGAGATTTCTCATCACTGAGACACCAGTCCAGAGTCCGGAACAgcctagtggccagctaggttgatcgtGGGTAGGGAGGAGCCGGATTCTGTTGGTCACAACGCTATGCTCCAAGGAAGCCTTGGCAGGATGAACCCAAAGTTTTATGGCAAAGCCCCCTGTTTATATAATGATtatccttcattgggaccaatgagttttgcaccctCATGCTGTGTTCAATCGCcgtttgacgagtgcttgttctcttaatttcttttttcttttctttttttattagtttCTTGGGGAGTTACCCCAAGCTGGTTTTGATTACAGCTATTTTGTTCCGATTGATAGGTGCTTGTCTTATGTTTAGAgccattaattttcttttcttgacATTTTAATAGGGGTGTGTTGCAATCACCTGGCACCTTTACGTCTGTTTTTGGTTTCTTCCTAGAACATTTGGTCCagtgatggccttcacacttattttttcacacacacatttctaaaaAAGGACTGATTTACACGGaacatttgaacaggaacatcaaactACAATGCAGGAGAAAACAAtcattgcattcttttacttatatTAAAATGCTAATTTTAAACCCACAACAAAGCGGTGACCCTAAAGGTCTATTAGTGCCTTGAAATCAACTTCAGACACaagattctggctgatgcatctttaccaaTGCACACTaagtcattcctttctgctttcagaaAGGGTGGTTGGCAGAATATGGTCAAATCATATAATTATATTATACACTAATACATTTAATACCTGCTAAATTATTACCATAAAATCCCAGTACTACATATCCCTCTTTGGACacctcaagaacaattcttgagtgggtcATATTTTATACAACTGATATATAGCAATATACTGAGAGACAATTTGAGCTTGTGGTTGAAAtgtaacaaacttttttttatccaacagcacatacAACACATTCCTAGCAAGCAAACACAGGACAATATTAACACAACTAGCAATGGCTGAAACGTGATAGACAATATGCCCTTAAAGGTCAGGGACCAGCTTGTAAAAACGTCCTACCGATGATAGGTTGTCAGTTCTTTTTTAGATCTAGCAATTTTTAGCCTGTCTCTATTTGCATATAATATTTGAATGACATGCTTCCCTATATCCCTCTGTgtctgttgaaaaattggagtcATCTTTGTTTCTGACAACAAGTGATCAGTTAAATCATGCAAATCCAGAGCAAGGGTAACAGAAATTAACCGGAGTAGTGGTTATAATGCTctgtgccttttttatttttggtaaataGTACGTGTGATTGCTAGTATATAATACGCTGACATTACATCTACATTCATTCACTGGGGGGTTGGCTGGTACTTGCATCTTCCCAAAATACTTTTTCCCAGGATATAATGCATACACATTGTCCGTGGTACAAAACATGTGTTACATTTTCCAGTTTGTCCCCCACACACGTTCCCAATGATGTATCCCTGCTACATGGTTTTGTGGTGacaggtgtggaagcagagaaagaactgacagggatttgaaggggatttcataTTCAAACAATCTCCTTATGTGAccaagagtcaggctagctgtaaccctaataacgcgagatttgtagaagcgaggattgtgtgaggcgagtgggaaagaactgtgtgggaagttgttgtgaccttgtgttagataagtatggaatgtagactagagtctaaattgTTGAGGGAAATAAGAAATCATGAGGAtgtatgtataaacaaaatgcagctgtcaccCATTATTGTATATAACAAAAGGTTACATACCTgtctgtaattgtttacctggagagagacCTGTTTTGCTCTCTCCCTCCATGCAATTGCTAGaaataataaagtatctgacttgctgcacccaaaCTGAGAgggagaactctgtttttctccgacacagaTAAGGACAAGCACGCCCATTTCTGAGAGTTCCATTCCATACACACTCGGGTATCCAATAATTTCTCCTCTCCAAAAGGATCCCCTGGTCAATTTTGGGAGCAGGCTCACCCTTCACATTTCTGTCTTCACAGATTGTTGGTTAGCACTTTTAACAATAATATCACCTAATAACAAATCAGGCTTAACCATGCTGGATACATATTGCATCCATTTATATTAGTAGGTGTCAAACAAGGAtctcttttcttgttttaaaagacGAGTTAATACCCAAACATTTCCAGATATTactgaaaacatttcatgttCAAGTGATGCTAAACTAAGAATTTGCATTTCAGTATATCCTATGACCAAGGTAGTTTTATTTCCTaattttatttgttgtttatacAGCAACCAGGAGGTGGTGTTCAGTCACCATCATATATTCCATGTTGCTTTTAGATTTCCCAGACCTATTTGTACCAACTTCACATTAGTATTTGCCTGCGTGTGAATGACACTATTTTGCAGTTGTGACAAGGAACTTAACTTATTCTTAATTACCTCCAGGTTTACAGTATTCTTAATTCCTGGTCCAAAACCAATTACTCCTAATATGGTGTGTTTTTATTTATGCCATCACAATAGGAAGGGAGTAGGTTAAACATTTAGGTTTAATTTTAGACATGTTTAGCTGAGTTCAATCCatacctatttttatttttactaataGTGGATTTAACAAGACCTTTACTGGATTACTTTGGTTGCAAACAATTTATATGTCTTTATTTTAACTGGGATACCTTTTTTGAATGCATAGTTTTTGGTCCAGGTTTTGGTGCATGTGTCCAGGAACCATAGGTTCAATTGACCACTGGGTATTGGACAGTACCCTACAATAACTTAGTATTGTGCCTGTCTTTACAGAACCATCCCACTCATGTGGTAATAGTGGGTAGCTGGTAGTCCATATATTGTCCCCATAGGGACCTTTTATTTTAACCCCTATTTACCAGTAGTcttgtattattgttgtaaaGATATTTTTTACAAAGGCTCCCCCATTGTCAGAATTTATTATCTCAGTGGTGCCATATTTCCACACTACCTCATTAAAGAAGTTTTTGGCTACCCCCCTGGTGCTGTTATTTTTAGTGGGAAATGCTTCTACCCATCCTGAAAAAGGAATCAATTATCATCAATAAGTACCAGAATTCATTGTTACTTTCTGGTCATTTAGCAATAAAATCAATTTGAACCCTGTGCCATGGCCCAAGCCTTCGCTGGTGCAGCATGGGTTGCCAATGCAGATGATGAGCCTTGTCCCAAGCGCATCGCACGCAATTTCACACCCATGTTTTAACATTATTCTTCATGCACTCCCATTCTGCTATTCGCTTTAACCTTTTTAAAGTCCCTTCCACTCCTTTATGCATAAACTGATGGGCTACATTAAGTAACTCCTGTCTGTCTATTTTTCCTGGAATTCAGTTAGGGCGGTCTGTAGTGCCGTCTTTTGGCTCAGATGTGTCAGCGCAGATGTCCCTTTTTTGACCGCTAGTTACAACTCCTATGTAATGCTGTCAGGCTATTGTATCTACCCAGTTATTCAAGTGGCCTCCATACCGGTTCCTTTAATGTGTGCCTTTATATGATGCACCATTAATTGTTTAGGATTTTTTGTTACCCATTGGTAAatccatttctattttttttgaATATGCAATATTCTTTCCGTTTGCTGCTTTTCACCCATTCCTATACTATGTATTTAAAATTGTATCCCATTTACACAAAAATCATTGTCACATAAATATACACCGGTCATAGGGAATTTTCATATTGCCTTAAAACCTGATAACTTGTATGGAGCTCGGCATGCTGGGCCGATCCATGATCTAGACGTCCCTGAATGACTTCCTCTTCTTAATTAATGGCAGTGTATTTTACACATCTTTTCCCTTTTACTACTATTGCACTCCCATCAGTAAACCAGACGTGATTTTCTTGACCTACGGTATCTAATTCTTCCACTGGGGGTGCCTTTACCAAggcagttcatagaatcatagaagattagagttggaagagacctcaggaggtcatctagtccaaccccctgctcaaagcaggaacaacaccaactaaatcattcaatcagggctttgccaagccgggccttaaaaacatctaaggaaggagattccatcacctccctaggtaacgcattccagtgctttaccaccctcctagtgaaatagtgtttcctaatatacaacctagacctccctcactgcaacttgagaccattactccttgttctgtcatctgctaccactgagaacaatctagatcaatcctctttggagccccctttcaggtagttgaaatcagctctcaaatcccccctcactcttctcttctccagactaaacaatcccagttccctcagcctctcctcataaatcatgtgctccagccccctaatcatttttgttgcgctccgctggactctttccaatttttccacatccttcttgtagtgtggagcccaaaactggacacagtactccagatgaggccgcaccaatgccaaatagaggggaatgatcatgtctcttgatctgctggcaatgctcctaataCAGcctaaaatgccattagccttcttggcaacaagggcacactgttaactcatatccagcttctcgtccactgtaatccctatgtccttt
Coding sequences within it:
- the LOC128833202 gene encoding olfactory receptor 52K2-like; this encodes MAASNWTTPHPSTFILLGIPELEAAHIWISIPFCSVYILSLLGNSLLLAVIKTDPKLHEPMYLFLSMLALADLVVSTTTVPQTLCIFWFRDWAIHTNACLAQMYLLHSLSTMESGFILAMAFDRYIAICNPLRHSAVLTHRAIAKIGLGIVMRGALLLGPHPFLLKQLPYCRTHVISHTYCEFMALVKLACLDTTVMRAYGLVVAFLTGGLDLLLIVLSYVMILWAVFRLPSKEARRKSLGTCGSHVCVMLVFYIPAFFSFFSHRFSHVAPHVHILIANMYLLFPPMMNPIIYGVRTLGIRQRALHLLGIKPA